The DNA window TTCAAAGTAACTAAAAAAAGGAACCAGAGAAGTACAAGAGAACATTTACACTTTTCCAGGCAATTAGCAACTTTAGGCCAAGTTTGCCCCCATTAGACCCAACTTTAGGCCACTAACTGGCATTTAGAAACAGAGAACAAAATTTTAAATTCCTTGCCAGGTTGATCAGTTTGATGGGATGAAGTATGCCTTGATATTCTTATACATTCAATAATCCCCTGAACATATCTTGATTTTCTAAGCTGCTCCTAGTCCTATATATAATGAAACATTTCTTTATGTTGTCTGGTTTGCATATTTAGATTGGTTTTTGATAGATTATTTTGTTTTGGAGGCTATGCGACATTTGGAAGGAGTTCAAAATCCTTTACCTGCATCAGAGTACAACTTTTATGTTCTAATTGAGACAACAGGGAGTGATGAATCGTATGACAAGTAAGTTATTGTAGAAACAGAATATGTTTCGGTTTGAACATAGCAAGTGTTATGATGACCTGACAATTAACAGTACCATATTGAGATATACTCTCTTTGTCCCATAATATAGCTACTTCTAATGTTTTTCAGACCGATTAAGGATGGAGAGTAAAAGTCTATATTACCCTTCTTTAGTCACCATGCACTCATTAAGAGTAATTATAACTTTTCTACTTAGCTGGCATGCAGATATGCATGTCATAATTAATTGGATGCAAGGAGGGGCATTTTAGACCTTGCATAAAAAAAACTCACTTGGGAACTTAAAGTAGCTATACTGTGAGACAAAATTTGAATGCTATAAGTAGCTATGttatgggacggagggagtatttgATAGAAAATTGACAATAGCTTTGTTTGAGACCAATTATCATGCCAGCTTGCATTTACTAAGATTAGGATTATTGTTCATCTGCACACCTAGTGCTTAAAATAATTCTAGTTCCTCATCTTGCCTTTTGTTTTTGGCTTTCTATTGTAGAACAAAACTGGAAGCTTTTTTGTTGCGTTCAATGGAAGATGGTCTGGTTTCTGATGGAGTCATAGCGCAGGATATCAGCCAAGCATCAAACTTCTGGCGTATCCGTGAGGTTGTCATCCTGTAATCGATACTACGGTTATCCTTTAACCTTTATACCTTAATGATGATGGATGAGTGTTAGGTCTGTGCTGAAACTTGTATACTATCAATGTCGAACTGTTCATGTGGTTAGTAATAGTTCTGCACTAGCATGTAATAACTTGCATCCAAGGCAGATGGTCATGCTTACAGGCTTTCAGTTACAGCATGATTCAATGTCTGACTTGTAAAAATAAGATGAACTAAGGAGTAGTTGTTATTGTTCTGACAGGGTATATCAGAGGCGTCTGTCAAAGTTGGGGCTGTGTACAAATATGACTTGTCCATACCTGTAGAGAAGCTCTATGATATTGTTGAAGAAATGCGCTGTCGTCTTGGTAATTACTAAATTCGATCTACTAAGAATCTATGGGTTTTCAATTAACTTGGTATTCTGGTTTTCTAGGTGATAATGCAGAGGTATTGGGCTATGGCCACCTTGGAGATGGGACTCTGCATTTAAACATCGTATCAAGCAAATACGATGACAGTGTATGTCTTTTATGTCAACTTGGAAGTAGATTGTTTACTAATCTTATGCTTCAGTGTCTCGGGACGGTTTACTAATAACCTTCTTATTTTGTTTCTCCAATGGAATTTTAGACTCTTGGACAAATTGAACCATTTGTCTACGAGTGGACTTCAGCACAAAGAGGAAGCATCAGTGCAGAGCATGGTTTGGGGCTAATGAAAGCAGAGAAGATTCACTACAGCAAATCACCAGAAGCCGTAATAAGTATTTCCATATTATACAGTAAAGAGGCCATAGTGTTTCCATATGAGTTAAGGAAAATGACAATTATACGTAGTGGTAGACTTGATCGATTGAGTTGCTACTTTGCACGTGCATTCAAGCTACCTGCTTGCTTGGCAAACCTTAATAGCTAGGCAAAGGTTGTACGCACCACCTTTTTCTTGCActatttttttgaaaaacatTCTTGCACTATTTTGACATGACATAAAACAAGTACAATGCGCTCTCGTGAGAGATGCTTAGGTTATTTGGTACAGCCTAGGAAGTGGGAATCCTTCCTGCTTAGATTAACCTATTGGTCCTGCCTTTCACACGTACACGTCGCATGGATCAGAACTGTTTAACTGTGTTGATATTTTAATAAGTAATGAGCTAACacgaagttttattttaagagcAGTCTAGTTGTCTAGGATCATTCAAGTTGCCTTGCCCAACTAATGTTCTGATTTTATCAGGTGCAACTAATGGCCTCCATCAAGAAGTTGCTGGACCCCAATTCAATCCTGAACCCCTACAAGGTTCTGCCGCAGTCTGTACTGTAGCTAAGGGTACTCTGTTATCTTGTAGTTGACAGAAACCGGGTTACTTCCAAACTAATATTTTCTCCCCTAACTTGTGAAACTAATTGGTTTATATCAAACCCTGCTACTTCCGCCACCCACAGAGCTGAGCTTGTAGCTGAGCAGAGCTGCTTGATGCTTTGACTGAGTTGAGCAGCGCTGCATGATGCTTGACTGAGCTGAGAGGAGGCAAAGTGAATAGTTGATGCGAACATGGTTATCATAGTATCATGGGATTATGGAAAGCATGCGGTGGTTTCTGTTCTGATGGTACCAGTAGGTTAACAGATCTCAGCCCTCGACTTCACCGCGTTGAGAGGCAGCTGAAATAAGTCTGGAGAACTTTATCCAAAAAGAAAAAGGTCTGGAGAAGCACGGCATTGAGATGTGCCAAGTCTTCTTCTTTTGTCAAAGTGACAAGTGGTTAATAAAGAGGTTAAAGATGCAAAGGACTTTCTTTTGCCAGTTTTGAAGCGCGCCTTGTCATCGTGCCAACTTCGCTTCTAAAGTCTGAATGCACTAATATGCAAACGGAATTATTTTTAAGCCTCAATCTTGCAGGCAGCTAAATTATTTCTTTAGACGAACTGAAATGACAAGTGGTTTAAGTAGATTAAGATGCAAACGACAAACAATGCCATCCTTGAAAGCTTGAAGCGCGCCACCATCGTGCCAGCTTTGCTTCTAAATGTACCAAGATGCGAACGGAAAATAACACCATTTTTAAGCACTCTGTCGTGGCAGCTTCTTGTTTTAGACTGCCATCGTTTTTTGGTCCCAGTGGACAAGTGGTTAAGTGGACTAGGACATAACGGCAAATAATATCATATCTTTTGGAGCATCCTTCGTGCAACAGCTTCACACTTGCACCCATCACCAGCTAATGTTATTTGTTGCCTTAACCAACAGCAAGGTCTTACCAATTGTAACGATGCACATATGCACCAATTGTAATAGGTCAGCAATATCTATGAGAGCCGGATGTAGTTACATGTCCACGTGCTTCAAAATGACTTCCTCCATTTTTGATGTAGGCCATTTAGTTTTATCCTGAATCAAACTTGTTAAACTTTTAACAAACTTGTAAAAAAAATGCACCAACATCTCAGAAAATCAAATCGGTTTTGTTAGTGCCTTTTTTATATTGTAGATTTCATAAACTTGGTCAAAACTAGAAAAGTTTTAGGATAAAATAATGTATAATTTTTTAACGAAGGCAATAGTATTATCTAACCTTTTGCATATTGTTTGTTTTTAAATTCATCTAAATTAGTTTAGACCTTATTAGGATCTTGTTCGCACCAAAATTTGGTAATTTTATGGCCGATGAAGTATATGGAAAGAAGCTGATAAGAACTCTGCAAAAGGGAAATTGGAGTTCGTGTATCTTGATATTTCCTTTCAGTTTAGATTTTTCTTGTTAGACAAGTTTTGTACGAGTCCACGTGAGGTCCAAGCCGCCCCTATAAATATAAAGGGATGATGGTCATTGTAAATGATCTCTCGATCAATATACAGATTTCGGCACATCGCCACCCTTTTTTCCGAGGTTTTCATCACCGGCGGAACTTGGCACCTGACGCGGGGCTGCATCGCTTTGATTTCCGGCGAAGGGGTAAGTCCTAAGTTCCACAGACCCAGGCACTTGTATCAGCTACATTGGTGTTGTCTAAGATTGCATCGTTTCGATCTCTTGGATTGCTCTCGTTCGGTTGATATATTTTACCTACTAGTTATCGATTTCTATCAAATCTTGTAAGGCTGCATCGTTCGACTTCTTGCTAGATCTGATAGAATCATAATTATCTTAGTTTTGCTTAGATCTATCGGCTTATATATGTTGAATCTATTGCTTAGCTGCTAGGAAAAGATTGATTTCATTAATAAAAGCATCAAATTAATTCTCATTAGCCGATAGTTTCTTATCTTGGCCTTATTTGAGCGTTTACTGCAGGTGTATCTTGTAGTAACTAGATTCACCAGTTTGTAGCCTTTAGTTTACCGCCCTGCTGGCAACGTTGTCTCGGTTAGGTCCGATCCGATTGGTGGTGATGATAGATTAATTGTTGTTGGTTTGGTGGTTCTTTGCGACAAGGTGGATGTTCAGTAATCGCTCTATCCTCATCGGGCTGCTAGCCGCTGGCTTTTATCAGAAACTAGCCGATAAGTTATTTTTACATCGGATTCACAGCTGATGTATACTGTAATCATCGAACCTGAATTTCTATTCAACATATCGGACGATTGGTCAGGATCTGCATCAGATATATAGCCAATCATTTAAAATCCTATCGACATCGGCTGATATCGCTACATCGGCCTATCGGCGGTTGACTCTTTCTATCTATCTTGTCAATTGCAGGATCAAATTGATTGGCACGTCACAAATCTCAAGATTTAGGATCTGCACTGTAGCTAAGTATATCTTCCAGGCCAGAGTGTTGCGCGCGAGGATCATTATCAGCCGAGCGATTTTTTGGCGGCAACAGATCTCAATCCAACACCTTTTGTCCTTGTGTAAAATATATTCTTTACCTTTTTTCTTCATTGGATCAGGATCTAAGGCCAaaattctaaatttagaaaaacaGTGTATATTGTGCTTGGCACATACATGACATGTCCCTAAAGAAGACATTTATACCAGTAGTGTGGTGCTGACTTTTTAAGTTTTCGTAGGCGAACAACTAACTATATGTTTGGTAAGGGCCAACTAATCTCGACGACTTCTGACAATTTTCGAagtccctttcttttttttgtaTTATTGATGGGTTGAAGTCATGCTTTCTTTGCTGGGTGAAATATAGCCTTTGTACAACTAACAATATGCTTTTGTAAATCATCTAAAAGACTTTTTGTACATGTCATATAAATATTTCACCTAAGAGGAGAAGCACAAATCAGAAGCATAAATATTCACCTAAAATCAATAAAAGAATGGCTTAGGTGTGTGGCATGATGTACAAATAAATCTCTGGGGCAAGGTGCGATTGGATCTGGATGCTGTCTACTCTTGCTGTCCTGCAGGCGGAGTATATATACATTAACCCTGCAGATCCAAGGTTTCCGTATCCAGTTAGGTAGCGCCGTAGCGGTAGCAGCATAAAGAGCACACCATGATCGCGCCCTCGCAACACCAGCTGCTGCTGTACATTCTCGTCCTCCTTGCAGCCGGGGCTCTCTCGATCCAGGCTACCACCATTGCTGAACAACATGAGCCGCCGCTGCCAATCACACGTCCGGGCTGTCCGGACAAGTGTGGCAACATCAGCATCCCCTTCCCGTTCGGCATGAAGCCCGGCTGCTTCCGGCAGGGCTTCCAGGTCACCTGCGACCACTCCTTCCAGCCTCCTCGCGCCTTCCTCGCTAAAGGCGCCGGATCAGGAGCATCCCAGTCGACATTCCTCTCCTCCTACTCCGTCAACATGACCACAGGTAACTATTCCCTCGTAGACCGGAAAGACTCCCCTGTCTTCCCGGTCGAGCTCATCGACATATCAGTCGCCGAGAGCGCTGCACGGGCCTACGGTGCAGTGGCGTCCGTCTGCAACACGAATGCCACCGGCGGATTCTTGAGGCTTACGTTCACCACCCTGGCGTTCGGCATGGACGCGGCTCAGGGCCCGTTCCTCGTTTCGGTGGCGCGCAACGTCCTCGTCGGCGTCGGCCTGAAAGTCCAGCCTCTGGCGTTCACGTTCAACACCGCGCCTGGTGCCGAAAGGGACGAGCCCCTCGTCTCCTGCCGCTCGACGCTCATGGGGAACCTGGAGCTCGCGTCCAACGGGTCGTGCTCTGGGCGGGGCTGCTGCCAGGCCTCCCTGCCCAAGGAGCTGCCGCTCTCCGGCGTCTCGGTTATCATGCCCACCCAGACCCTCAACAACTCTCTGTGGGTGACAAATCCATGCTCCTTCGCTATGGTGGTGGAGGATTCTTGGTACAACTTCTTCACGGCGGACCTGTATGGCGACACCAGCAACAAGTTCCCCAGGGGCGTGCCCTACGTGATCGATTTCGCCATCAGGAACGCTAGATGTCCGGAGAAGGGTGAGCAGCCACCTCTGGGCTACGCGTGCGTCAGCGGCAACAGCTCTTGTGCCGACGTGACCAATGGCTACATCTGCAAGTGCTTGGAGCACTACGAGGGCAACCCCTACATCACAAATGGATGCCAAGGTAATAATATGCACTTCTCCCGTTCTAATTCCATagctaatatatatatatattgttacGATCATAGACATATCTTATTGGAAATCGTCGGATAAAATAATCACTAAGAGGTTTATTTATCTATAGCACAGTTGCAACTCCATGTATTTAGAGTTGTAACTGAACTGTTTCTAATATTGCAACTGGAGGTAGCGCAAATGTGAACTACAATGAGCATAGGCACAAAATagcaatatatatatacatagacatacatatacatatacatatacatatacatatacatatacatacacACACACATAAGCTTGGGCTTCGATTACTCTATAACCACCTCTGTTCTGTGTCCAGACATCGATGAATGCAAGCACCCAGGTTTGTATCCTTGCTCGAGTGACGGGATATGCAAGAACAGGCTTTTAGGGTATGACTGTCCATGcaaacccggaatgaaaggcgaTGGGAAGATGGGAACGTGCCAACACATATTCCCCGTTGTAGCAAAGATGCTTGTAGGTAAGCACTAAGCTACGCGTAACAAGACTATAGTTACAGCCATATACTACATCTAGAACATATTTTATGCTTTTATTTATTTGGCGCACCATTGTAAGTCCGATTGACAAATTAAAGACACTCCCATATTTTCTAAATATACAACATTTATAGTTAGTTTAAAATGAATTAAGAATTTAAGGCACTCTTTCCCATCTATTAAGGATTATAATTTGATGATTGCCGTATGCTGTTTAATAGGATGGTTAGTAGAAGGGTATTTTTGGATCAGTAATGTCACTTGCCATCTGTTTAAGGTGGTCTAGATGAAAAATATAGTTCTATTTTACTAGCTCACGCGACAATGTAAAATTCATTGGTTCCCATATGCAGGTGTAATTGGTGGTTTCTTTGTCATGGCGGCTCTGTTATTCCTCATTCTTCTCCGCAAAGAGAAAAAGAAGATGAGGGAGTTATATGAAAAGAATGGCGGGTCTATACTGGAGAAAGCAAAAGCTATAAAGATTTTCAAAAAGGAAGAGCTTAAGGAAATTTTAAAGAGTAAAAATTCAATTGGAAAAGGTCAGTTTGGTGAAGTTTACAAGGGCCTTCTTAATAATAAACTAGTTGCAGTAAAGAAGCCAAGAAGTGACGGTGAGCCAAAAAATAACGAACAATTTGCAAATGAAGTCATCATCCAATCTCAAGTCATCCACAAGAACATTGTTAGGCTGATAGGTTGTTGCCTCGAAGTTGATATCCCGATGCTTGTTTATGAGTTCATCCTGAATGGTAGCCTTGAAGATCTTCTTCACAGTAACAAGCTAGTTCCTGTCAACATTGATGTGCGTTTGAGTATTGCAGCACAGTCCGCAGATGGCCTATCTTATATGCACTCAAAAACAAGTAATAAAATCCTACATGGTGATGTTAAGCCAGCAAATATACTCTTGGATGACAACTTCATGCCAAAGATCTCAGACTTTGGCATATCGAGATTGATTGCAAGAGATAAAGAACATGCAGATGAAGTCATTGGTGATATGAGTTATATGGATCCAGTATATAGGCAAACAGGACTTCTAACAGAAAAAAGTGATGTCTACAGTTTTGGAGTTGTGATCTTGGAACTCATATGTAGGAAAAAGGCCACATATTGTGACAATAATAGCTTGGTAAGGAATTTTCTTGAAGCTCATAATGAGAAGAGGGTAGCCGAGTTGTTTGACAGTGAAATTGCAATGACAAGCAATTTAGAGCTTCTCAATAGTTTGGCAAGGATTGCCATGGAATGCCTTAATCTTGATGTGGATCAAAGACCATCAATGATAGATGTAGCAGAGCGCCTTCTCAAACTATACCAGTCTCGTAACCCTTAAGTTGTTTGTCAGTAAGTTCAAGCACAATTGCACATTGGTGTATACCATTGAATAAGATAGGCAACTATCAGTGTGGAAATATTTGTTTTATTCCAACTTGCTGTGGTGAACAGAATACTTAAAGTTAGAAGCCTGCCTGTCTCCCTTGATTTGAACAACTTTATTGTAGTGCATCTCACTTGTTATGTATTGTTATGTTGAAAGTGATTAAACATATGTGTTAATTATCAAATTTTCTCGGTTATTTGGCATTTGAACATGATTACGAGCCGTGGCAGTGTTTTATTTGCAGTCGTGCAATATAACATGCAATACGTTGGCTCTCAGAATATTCTTTTTAAATATATAATTGCCATAGCTACGGAGGAATGCATCACGCTGAACATATTGACGCTTGCTCATTGGAGATAGCAGAAGGTTGATTCGGTGCAATGAATTCTCTATTGTCAGACATGTTATCCTGAATTATGCTAAGCTCCTGCGACGTTCATCTCTGGGGCTCAAGGGCATCTCTCTTCTGTATGCTGAACACCTCGTTCTCGTGTTCGTATATATGCAATTCATCCACAAAGAATGATCAGTGTCTCGGAATGGTTTACGGATAACCTTCTTATTCTGTTTCTCCAATGGAATTTTAGACTCTTGCACAAATTGAACCATTTGTCTATGAGCAGGACTAATTCAGCACAAAGAGGAAGCATCAGTGCTGAGCATGGTTTGGGTCTAATGAAAGCAGAGAAAATTGACTACAGTAAATCACCTGAAGCAGTAAGGTCTGGAGAAGCACGGCATTGGCATATGCCAAGTCTTCTCCTTTTGTCAAAGTGACAAGTGGTTAAATAGATTAAGGATGCAAAAGACATTGTTTTCGCCAGTTTTGAAGCGCACCACCATCTTGCCGCTTCATTTCTAAATTCTGAACGGGACTATTTTTAAGCCCCAATCTTGCAGGCAGCTCAATTATTTCTTTAGACGAACTGTAATGTATGACAACTGGTTAAGTAGTTTAAGATGCAAATTAAATGACAAACAATGCCATTCTTGATTGACACGTACGAAGGAATCAATGTTGGACTTAATTACCTGCGGATCGTTGCGCTCCACCATCGTGCCAGCTTTGCTTCTAAATGTATCAAGATGCAAACGAAAAATAGTACCAAATATAGTACCATCTTTACGCCTTCTATCGTGCCAGCAGCTTGCCCTAGACTTCCATCGTTTTTTGGTCCCAGTGGACAAGTGGTTAAATGGATTAGGACATAAACGGCAAATAATAAGAGCATCCTCCACTCCTTACTGTGCTAAGACCATCTGCATTGTGTGAACAATAGGGAGCATAATAAGAGCACGCTCCTCCTATACCCGGTTCCCATAGGTAACTACTCTGTCCGTACCATAATATAGCTACTTCTAAAGTTTTCCAGGCAGATTAAGAGTGAGGACTAAAAGTCTATAATACCCTTCATTAGCTTGCATACTTGCATGCAAGGAGGCCATTTTAGGCCTCACATACAAAAAACTCACTTGGAAACTTATAAGTATCTATATTATGAGATAAAATTTGAATGCTAAAATAGTTATATTTTAGGATGGAGGGGGTACTATCTTTTCAAATGCTGCTCTGCATGcatgatgcatgcatgtgtgtgtgtgagagagagaacCTATTTTAAAAAATGGTTTGGTTACGGTGAATGGAAACAACAAATTGTAAATGGATCATGAAACGTAGGCATCCCACCTTGGGTACACCAAACGAAATATGCATTTGTGATGCTCTTAAGGGAAACTCTTGATCCCGCACCACAAGCCTTTCTAGTATCCATACAATGGCCCTATGCATCGCTGGAATACGTTTATATATAAATATTGCACGAAGTAAACTTGATCAGTTTAATGTTAACCTTTTGGAGAACATAAAATGGAGTTTAATTTGAGGTCTAGCTAGTGCAATTTGCATTTTCAAATTAAAGACTTTGTATAGACTAGATAAA is part of the Panicum hallii strain FIL2 chromosome 2, PHallii_v3.1, whole genome shotgun sequence genome and encodes:
- the LOC112880186 gene encoding probable D-2-hydroxyglutarate dehydrogenase, mitochondrial — translated: MRHLEGVQNPLPASEYNFYVLIETTGSDESYDKTKLEAFLLRSMEDGLVSDGVIAQDISQASNFWRIREGISEASVKVGAVYKYDLSIPVEKLYDIVEEMRCRLGDNAEVLGYGHLGDGTLHLNIVSSKYDDSTLGQIEPFVYEWTSAQRGSISAEHGLGLMKAEKIHYSKSPEAVQLMASIKKLLDPNSILNPYKVLPQSVL
- the LOC112880203 gene encoding wall-associated receptor kinase 3-like; amino-acid sequence: MIAPSQHQLLLYILVLLAAGALSIQATTIAEQHEPPLPITRPGCPDKCGNISIPFPFGMKPGCFRQGFQVTCDHSFQPPRAFLAKGAGSGASQSTFLSSYSVNMTTGNYSLVDRKDSPVFPVELIDISVAESAARAYGAVASVCNTNATGGFLRLTFTTLAFGMDAAQGPFLVSVARNVLVGVGLKVQPLAFTFNTAPGAERDEPLVSCRSTLMGNLELASNGSCSGRGCCQASLPKELPLSGVSVIMPTQTLNNSLWVTNPCSFAMVVEDSWYNFFTADLYGDTSNKFPRGVPYVIDFAIRNARCPEKGEQPPLGYACVSGNSSCADVTNGYICKCLEHYEGNPYITNGCQDIDECKHPGLYPCSSDGICKNRLLGYDCPCKPGMKGDGKMGTCQHIFPVVAKMLVGVIGGFFVMAALLFLILLRKEKKKMRELYEKNGGSILEKAKAIKIFKKEELKEILKSKNSIGKGQFGEVYKGLLNNKLVAVKKPRSDGEPKNNEQFANEVIIQSQVIHKNIVRLIGCCLEVDIPMLVYEFILNGSLEDLLHSNKLVPVNIDVRLSIAAQSADGLSYMHSKTSNKILHGDVKPANILLDDNFMPKISDFGISRLIARDKEHADEVIGDMSYMDPVYRQTGLLTEKSDVYSFGVVILELICRKKATYCDNNSLVRNFLEAHNEKRVAELFDSEIAMTSNLELLNSLARIAMECLNLDVDQRPSMIDVAERLLKLYQSRNP